A single window of Solanum dulcamara chromosome 5, daSolDulc1.2, whole genome shotgun sequence DNA harbors:
- the LOC129888902 gene encoding probable glycosyltransferase At5g03795: MAASSSPLNRRLSKGSLIKPTIVALITSTLVIFYIFSTSRLILLHPHQTWIHNLDSSSSSPKLRFFVVDHHNKPKQDEDTITDHLLLANISSLPLPEPFPIANAHDHDHLTKSKLQLGSSREKLVQINKEIFHDKDLFEEEYKEMNRSLKIYVYPHKKNDPFANVLLAVDHEPSGNYASESYFKKALYKSHFITSDPKEADLFYLPFSIASLRNDKRVGVGGIQDFVKGYIVEISDKYPYWNRSGGADHFYVACHSVGRSAMEKAIHVKLNVIQVVCSSSYFLSGYLPHKDASIPQIWPRKGLSPTNAPSKRKKLAFFAGAMNSRVRENLVETWKNDSEIIVHRGRMKTPYSEALLNSKYCIHAKGFEINTARIGDALYYGCVPVILADHYDLPYADILNWESFSVLVSSLDILKLKKILQEIEYHHYVKLQNNVMQVQKHFQWNSFSKDFDVFRMVMYELWIRRSHLRQNY, translated from the exons ATGGCTGCTTCGTCGTCTCCATTGAATCGCAGGTTATCAAAAGGTTCATTAATAAAACCAACAATTGTAGCTTTGATAACTTCAACTTTGGTAATATTCTACATATTTTCTACTTCAAGATTAATTCTCCTACATCCTCATCAAACCTGGATTCACAATTtagattcttcttcttcatcaccCAAACTAagattttttgttgttgatcATCATAATAAGCCAAAACAAGATGAAGATACTATTACTGATCATCTTTTATTAGCAAACATTAGCAGTTTGCCTTTGCCAGAGCCATTTCCAATTGCTAACGCCCATGATCACGATCATTTAACTAAATCAAAGCTTCAACTTGGTTCTTCAAGAG AAAAATTGGTTCAGATCAACAAAGAGATATTTCATGACAAGGATCTGTTCGAGGAAGAATACAAGGAAATGAATAGAAGCTTAAAGATATATGTGTATCCCCACAAGAAGAATGACCCTTTTGCAAATGTGTTATTGGCAGTTGACCATGAACCATCAGGGAACTATGCAAGTGAGAGTTATTTCAAGAAAGCCCTTTATAAAAGTCATTTCATCACAAGCGACCCCAAAGAAGCTGATCTTTTTTATCTTCCATTTTCTATAGCAAGTCTAAGAAATGACAAGAGAGTTGGGGTTGGTGGGATCCAAGATTTTGTGAAAGGATATATAGTTGAGATTAGTGACAAATACCCGTATTGGAATAGGTCAGGAGGGGCTGATCATTTCTATGTTGCTTGTCATTCTGTTGGAAGGTCCGCAATGGAGAAAGCTATTCATGTCAAGTTAAATGTTATTCAAGTCGTTTGCTCTTCAAGTTACTTCCTATCTGGTTATCTTCCTCATAAAGATGCTTCCATTCCTCAAATTTGGCCTAGAAAAGGACTATCCCCTACAAATGCTCCTTCGAAGAG GAAAAAGTTAGCTTTTTTCGCGGGAGCAATGAATTCCAGAGTACGTGAAAACCTAGTTGAAACATGGAAAAACGATTCAGAGATCATCGTCCACCGCGGCCGCATGAAAACGCCCTACTCAGAGGCATTATTGAACAGCAAATACTGCATTCACGCTAAAGGTTTTGAGATTAACACTGCCCGAATTGGAGACGCCCTATACTACGGTTGCGTTCCAGTAATATTGGCCGACCATTATGATCTCCCATACGCTGACATTCTCAATTGGGAAAGTTTCTCTGTCCTTGTTTCATCCCTTGATATTCTAAAACTGAAGAAAATTCTTCAAGAAATAGAGTACCATCACTATGTGAAGCTTCAAAACAATGTAATGCAGGTGCAAAAGCATTTTCAGTGGAACTCTTTTTCCAAAGATTTTGATGTTTTTCGTATGGTTATGTATGAGTTGTGGATTCGACGAAGCCATTTGCGACAAAACTACTGA